The following coding sequences lie in one Saccharopolyspora hordei genomic window:
- the ispG gene encoding flavodoxin-dependent (E)-4-hydroxy-3-methylbut-2-enyl-diphosphate synthase: MTVDLGMPAAPAPVLAERRKTRQLQVGAVGVGSEFPISVQSMTTTVTADVNSTLQQIAELTAAGCDIVRVACPSADDAEALPAIAKKSKIPVIADIHFQPKYVFAAIEAGCAAVRVNPGNIKKFDDKVKEIAQAAKDHGTPIRIGVNAGSLDPRLMKKHGKATPEALAESALWEASLFAEHDFHDLKISVKHNDPVVMVRAYEILAEQCDYPLHLGVTEAGPAFQGTIKSAVAFGALLRQGIGDTIRVSLSAPPVEEIKVGTQILQSLNLRPRKLEIVSCPSCGRAQVDVYKLADEVTAGLSGMEVPLRVAVMGCVVNGPGEAREADLGVASGNGKGQIFVKGEVIKTVPEHKIVETLIEEAMRIAEDMEGTGGEPVVTVG; encoded by the coding sequence ATGACCGTCGATCTGGGCATGCCCGCGGCCCCGGCTCCGGTGCTCGCGGAACGGCGCAAGACCCGGCAGTTGCAGGTCGGGGCGGTCGGAGTGGGCAGCGAGTTCCCCATCTCCGTGCAGAGCATGACCACGACCGTCACCGCGGACGTCAACAGCACGCTGCAGCAGATCGCCGAGCTCACCGCCGCCGGGTGCGACATCGTCCGGGTGGCCTGTCCCAGCGCGGACGACGCCGAGGCGCTGCCCGCGATCGCGAAGAAGTCCAAGATCCCGGTCATCGCCGACATCCACTTCCAGCCGAAGTACGTGTTCGCGGCGATCGAGGCGGGCTGCGCCGCGGTGCGGGTCAACCCCGGCAACATCAAGAAGTTCGACGACAAGGTCAAGGAGATCGCGCAGGCCGCCAAGGACCACGGCACGCCGATCCGGATCGGCGTCAACGCCGGTTCCCTGGACCCGCGGCTGATGAAGAAGCACGGCAAGGCCACCCCGGAGGCGCTGGCCGAGTCGGCGCTGTGGGAGGCGAGCCTGTTCGCCGAGCACGACTTCCACGACCTGAAGATCTCGGTCAAGCACAACGACCCGGTCGTGATGGTGCGCGCCTACGAGATCCTCGCCGAGCAGTGCGACTACCCGCTGCACCTCGGCGTCACCGAGGCCGGGCCGGCCTTCCAGGGCACGATCAAGTCCGCGGTCGCCTTCGGCGCGCTGCTGCGGCAGGGCATCGGCGACACCATCCGGGTCTCGCTGTCGGCGCCGCCGGTGGAGGAGATCAAGGTCGGCACGCAGATCCTGCAGTCGCTGAACCTGCGGCCGCGCAAGCTGGAGATCGTCTCCTGCCCGTCCTGCGGTCGCGCGCAGGTCGACGTCTACAAGCTCGCCGACGAGGTCACCGCCGGGCTGTCCGGCATGGAGGTGCCGCTGCGCGTCGCGGTCATGGGCTGCGTCGTCAACGGGCCGGGGGAGGCCCGCGAGGCGGACCTGGGCGTGGCCTCGGGCAACGGCAAGGGCCAGATCTTCGTCAAGGGCGAGGTCATCAAGACCGTGCCGGAGCACAAGATCGTCGAGACGCTGATCGAAGAGGCGATGCGCATCGCCGAGGACATGGAGGGCACCGGCGGCGAACCGGTCGTGACGGTCGGTTGA
- a CDS encoding GNAT family N-acetyltransferase: MLKLAGARLLEERDAAQVRSVLESAPVAACMVAARVEEAGIHPLRLGGELWGFGTKLTGMCFSGANLIPLCGGPDAMRAFADRALRRRRVCSSLVGPAEQVLALWDEVAAQWGPAREVRSEQPLMVLAEPPHVDPDPLVRQVRPDELERYLPAAIAMFTEEVGVDPRSDGGAASYRARVADLIASGRAFARFEGGEVVFKAEIGALSSTVGQIQGVWVHPDRRSTGLGTAGTAAVADRLVRGLGRTASLYVNDYNIAARLAYQKVGFRRVGSFATVLL, translated from the coding sequence GTGCTCAAGCTCGCCGGTGCACGGCTGTTGGAGGAGCGGGACGCGGCGCAGGTCCGCTCGGTGCTCGAGTCCGCCCCGGTCGCGGCGTGCATGGTCGCCGCCCGCGTCGAGGAGGCGGGCATCCACCCGCTGCGCCTCGGCGGCGAGCTCTGGGGCTTCGGCACCAAGCTGACCGGCATGTGCTTCTCCGGCGCCAACCTCATCCCGCTGTGCGGTGGACCGGACGCGATGCGCGCGTTCGCCGACCGCGCGCTGCGCCGCCGCCGGGTGTGTTCCTCGCTGGTCGGCCCGGCCGAGCAGGTGCTGGCGCTGTGGGACGAGGTGGCCGCGCAGTGGGGGCCGGCTCGCGAGGTCCGCTCCGAGCAGCCGCTCATGGTGCTCGCGGAGCCGCCGCACGTGGACCCCGACCCGCTGGTGCGCCAGGTCCGCCCGGACGAGCTGGAACGCTACCTGCCCGCGGCGATCGCGATGTTCACCGAGGAAGTGGGCGTGGACCCGCGCAGCGACGGCGGCGCGGCGAGCTACCGCGCGCGGGTGGCCGACCTGATCGCCAGCGGCCGGGCGTTCGCCCGCTTCGAGGGCGGTGAGGTGGTGTTCAAGGCCGAGATCGGCGCGCTGTCCAGCACCGTCGGCCAGATCCAGGGCGTCTGGGTGCACCCGGACCGGCGCAGCACCGGCCTGGGCACGGCGGGCACCGCCGCGGTCGCCGACCGCCTGGTCCGCGGCCTCGGCCGCACGGCGAGCCTGTACGTCAACGACTACAACATCGCCGCCCGGCTGGCCTACCAGAAGGTCGGGTTCCGCCGCGTCGGCTCCTTCGCCACCGTCCTGCTCTGA
- a CDS encoding penicillin-binding transpeptidase domain-containing protein gives MVSTRIFAGLAALLLVPLAACSSGPSEQDVAASFVNAVAAGDAAGAAAQTDDPEQARQAVEAAHRGLSPESVRASVREVTEDQQGTPTATFDLTWDLGAGRVWEYPSRLQLVEGDEGWKVRWAPSVLHPDLRDGQTLAFREQRPDPAPVRDRDGTEVMRPEQLVTVSLDPQAAGDLPGVAGALADALRSIEPSITQQSIVDGVAKTPQGQPYAVVTLRQADYERVKPQVYDLPGVRFPVQTRLVASDRGYGTQVLAGVSRAVDEQVAAAAGWRVVAVDPSGAEAAVLHEVAARPVEPVTVTLGDRTQRAAEQAVDAVPQAAMLVAVQPSSGDLLAVAQNPAADAQGPVALTGQYPPGSTFKTVTATAGLEAGKVNVDTPVECPGTKVFDGRVLPNDEEFDLGRVPLHTAFAQSCNTTFAQLAVDLPAQALTDAAQRYGLGVDFTMPGATTITGKVPPADTVVQRAENGIGQGRVLASPFGMALVTASIAEGRMPVPTLIRGTRTEADANPQPPSQQTLDQLRQMMREVVTEGTARGLVSSGEVRGKTGTAQFGDGTHAHGWFVGYRDDVAFAVLVTDAGSSGPAVDTARRFLQGI, from the coding sequence ATGGTTTCCACGCGGATCTTCGCCGGGCTCGCCGCTCTGCTGCTCGTTCCCCTGGCGGCGTGCAGCTCCGGGCCGTCCGAGCAGGACGTCGCGGCGTCCTTCGTCAACGCCGTGGCGGCCGGGGACGCGGCGGGTGCCGCAGCCCAGACCGACGACCCCGAGCAGGCGCGGCAGGCGGTGGAGGCGGCGCACCGGGGCCTGTCCCCGGAGAGCGTGCGCGCGAGCGTCCGGGAGGTCACCGAGGACCAGCAGGGCACGCCGACCGCGACGTTCGACCTGACCTGGGACCTCGGGGCGGGCCGGGTGTGGGAGTACCCGAGCCGGCTCCAGCTGGTCGAGGGCGACGAGGGCTGGAAGGTCCGCTGGGCACCGAGCGTGCTGCACCCCGACCTCCGGGACGGGCAGACCCTGGCGTTCCGCGAGCAGCGGCCCGACCCGGCACCGGTGCGCGACCGCGACGGCACCGAGGTGATGCGCCCCGAGCAGCTGGTCACCGTGAGCCTGGACCCGCAGGCCGCCGGTGACCTGCCGGGAGTGGCGGGTGCGCTGGCGGACGCGCTGCGCAGCATCGAACCGTCGATCACCCAGCAGTCCATCGTGGACGGTGTCGCGAAGACCCCGCAGGGCCAGCCGTACGCGGTGGTGACCCTCCGGCAGGCCGACTACGAGCGGGTCAAGCCGCAGGTCTACGACCTGCCCGGGGTGCGGTTCCCGGTGCAGACGCGGCTGGTGGCCAGCGACCGCGGGTACGGCACGCAGGTGCTGGCCGGGGTGTCCCGCGCGGTCGACGAGCAGGTCGCGGCCGCCGCCGGGTGGCGGGTCGTCGCGGTGGACCCGTCCGGCGCCGAGGCGGCCGTGCTGCACGAGGTCGCCGCGCGACCGGTGGAGCCGGTGACCGTGACCCTCGGCGACCGCACCCAGCGGGCGGCCGAGCAGGCGGTCGACGCGGTGCCGCAGGCGGCGATGCTGGTGGCCGTGCAGCCCTCCAGCGGGGACCTGCTCGCGGTGGCGCAGAACCCGGCGGCCGACGCGCAGGGGCCGGTGGCGCTGACCGGCCAGTACCCGCCCGGCTCGACGTTCAAGACGGTGACCGCGACGGCCGGGCTCGAGGCGGGGAAGGTCAACGTCGACACCCCGGTGGAGTGCCCCGGTACGAAGGTCTTCGACGGCCGGGTGCTGCCCAACGACGAGGAGTTCGACCTCGGCCGGGTGCCGCTGCACACGGCCTTCGCCCAGTCCTGCAACACCACGTTCGCGCAGCTGGCGGTGGACCTGCCCGCGCAGGCGCTGACCGACGCGGCGCAGCGGTACGGGCTGGGCGTGGACTTCACCATGCCGGGCGCGACGACCATCACCGGCAAGGTGCCGCCGGCCGACACCGTGGTGCAGCGGGCGGAGAACGGCATCGGCCAGGGGAGGGTGCTGGCCAGCCCGTTCGGCATGGCGCTGGTCACCGCCTCGATCGCCGAGGGCCGGATGCCGGTGCCCACGCTGATCCGCGGCACGCGGACCGAGGCCGACGCGAACCCGCAGCCGCCCTCCCAGCAGACCCTGGACCAGCTCCGGCAGATGATGCGCGAGGTGGTCACCGAGGGCACCGCGCGCGGACTGGTCAGCTCCGGTGAGGTGCGCGGCAAGACCGGGACCGCGCAGTTCGGCGACGGCACCCACGCGCACGGCTGGTTCGTCGGCTACCGCGACGACGTGGCGTTCGCGGTCCTGGTCACCGACGCGGGCTCGTCCGGCCCGGCGGTGGACACGGCCCGGCGGTTCCTGCAAGGCATCTGA
- a CDS encoding type II toxin-antitoxin system Phd/YefM family antitoxin gives MERIGVRELRQYASRYLKRVAAGESFLVTDRGRTVAVLAPPTREQSLYDELVAAGELVPGEGGELPDPLPAAPTPSVSDRLLRRREQERL, from the coding sequence ATGGAGCGGATCGGTGTGCGCGAGCTGCGGCAGTACGCGAGCCGGTACCTGAAGCGGGTCGCCGCCGGTGAGTCGTTCCTGGTGACCGACCGGGGGCGCACCGTCGCCGTGCTGGCTCCGCCCACCCGCGAGCAGTCCCTGTACGACGAGCTCGTCGCGGCCGGGGAACTGGTGCCCGGCGAAGGCGGCGAGCTGCCCGACCCGTTGCCCGCAGCGCCCACCCCGAGCGTGTCCGACCGGCTGCTGCGCAGGCGTGAACAGGAGCGGCTTTGA